Genomic segment of Vibrio natriegens NBRC 15636 = ATCC 14048 = DSM 759:
AACCTTGTCGCTTCTCGATAGCTCGGATAAACAGAGCTGCATCTAATAAGTCGTCGAGTGTACCAGTATCAAGCCAGGCAGTACCGCGACCCATCACTTCAACCTGTAGTGTTCCTGTCGATAAGTATTGATCAATAACATCAGTGATCTCTAACTCACCACGGGCTGAAGGCTTAACGTTTTTGGCGTATTCAACAACGTTGTTATCAAAGAAATACAATCCAGGAACGGCGTAGTTAGATTTTGGCTGCGTTGGCTTTTCTTCTATCGAAATAGCTTTACCATCTGCATCAAACTCTACCACCCCATATGAAGTTGGGTTGGATACGTGGTAGCCAAATACGGTTGCCCCACTTTGTTGTTGGTTAGCGTTACGTAGAGATATTGCTAAATCATGGCCATAAAACAAGTTATCGCCAAGAACTAACGCTGCTGGAGCGCCATCTAAAAATTCTTCTGCAAGGATAAAAGCTTGGGCTAATCCATCCGGAGAAGGCTGGACAACATACTCGAATGAAATTCCCCAGTCGGAACCGTCACCAAGTAGTCGTTGGAAGCGATGGATTTCTTCTGGTGTAGCGATGATCAAAATTTCAGTGATGCCAGCCATCATAAGATTAGATACTGGGTAGTAAATCATCGGTTTGTCATAAACAGGCATGAGCTGTTTGCTGACTACTTTAGTCAGTGGGTAGAGGCGTGTACCTGAACCGCCGGCAAGAATAATACCTTTACGTTTTACTGGGTTTAACATGGGATTAGCCTTTAACATCGTTTTATTTTGTATCACGTTTACTTGAGTTCTCGGATCGTTGATTGGACTATGCGGCCAATGGCGAACAGCATCGAGGCCAAAATGGCAAATAAGCTGATGTTGTAAAATACATCTGGGTATTTGCTGTCTTGAGGTAGCGTCGCGCCTTCGACCACGACCAAGTATTTCAGCTGTCGATATGCCTCAATACGTGACTTTTCTAAAGAAACCTGAGATGAAGTGAAAGCCTGAAGTGCAAGCTCCACCTTGATTTTTAAATCTGCGAATTTAGCCATGATTTCACTTACTGGAAGTGATTCATCACCAGATTGTGCTAAACGTTCCCGCTCGTTAGTTAGCTGTGCACGCAATGCGTTCAATTCGTTTTGAGTCGCAATTACACGAGGAGCACTGGCACTCATAACGTGTCTTAAACCTTTTAACTCGGCCTCCTTGGCCGAAATCTGCCCCTCTAGTTGATAGGCAATTTGCTGCATTGCTGCGCCTTCTGCTGTTGGGTCGAGTAGATTATAACGTTGTTGGAATGTCAGTAGCTCTGTTTGTGCTTTGTTGAGTTTGTTTTCTACCAGTGCGTGTTCACCGCGGATAAAGGTTAATTGTGCCTGAGCAAGCTGGTGTCCGATGGAGTTGATGTACCATTCAGCTCGATTTACTATTTTGTTTGTTAATTCTTGTGAAAAATCGGGTGTGAAGGATTGGGTGTAGATACTAACAACACCTGATTTATCATCAATTTCAACAGAAACATGTTTGAGATAATACTCAAGCAACTTTTCCTGGCTGCCATCTTCTTCAAAACGACTAAACACATCGAT
This window contains:
- the rfbA gene encoding glucose-1-phosphate thymidylyltransferase RfbA → MLNPVKRKGIILAGGSGTRLYPLTKVVSKQLMPVYDKPMIYYPVSNLMMAGITEILIIATPEEIHRFQRLLGDGSDWGISFEYVVQPSPDGLAQAFILAEEFLDGAPAALVLGDNLFYGHDLAISLRNANQQQSGATVFGYHVSNPTSYGVVEFDADGKAISIEEKPTQPKSNYAVPGLYFFDNNVVEYAKNVKPSARGELEITDVIDQYLSTGTLQVEVMGRGTAWLDTGTLDDLLDAALFIRAIEKRQGLKISCPEEIAYRMGYIDEAKLRDIAQPLVKSGYGKYLLDLLENKVF
- a CDS encoding lipopolysaccharide biosynthesis protein, which produces MRIQNLKKQKQQVPPHPQVKPESSAEKTEPVSTSNKNTPEVSSEGNTLQSNWWQSGQGVWKKLKTSPFLALVVLPTLLFAFYQIVWATERYESQAKVTVQQPDSTATMDASMAILSGLGVSGSSTSDTELIKTYIYSNDMLKYLEKEVDLTSHYTNSDIDVFSRFEEDGSQEKLLEYYLKHVSVEIDDKSGVVSIYTQSFTPDFSQELTNKIVNRAEWYINSIGHQLAQAQLTFIRGEHALVENKLNKAQTELLTFQQRYNLLDPTAEGAAMQQIAYQLEGQISAKEAELKGLRHVMSASAPRVIATQNELNALRAQLTNERERLAQSGDESLPVSEIMAKFADLKIKVELALQAFTSSQVSLEKSRIEAYRQLKYLVVVEGATLPQDSKYPDVFYNISLFAILASMLFAIGRIVQSTIRELK